The proteins below are encoded in one region of Candidatus Latescibacter sp.:
- a CDS encoding DUF362 domain-containing protein produces the protein MERREFMKKAALGGAALAGCELVKLAMPVDAGAYASGGGIGIEEIMDRIEAGKAKNLTPQIRPEILAKPRAVFLIQTRVRATPNWRGFFNDARPELMEIGKRTVSDLFVKGAQKGGSTMVKPNFTNMYLPDGTHNPACGMITSPDFVAGFILGMRELGNTNIVTGDRGSGALNHRQAGIYTIMDQYNIPVIEPMYEKFAHYTKKELNWHKVPNPVVWKNIPTYRPIGDPDNFFINMPKLKNHNLGLTTLSIKNLQGAVPTGYGHYCNRWSDLENLMKRSYMGNFARDFVKNYYENVEAAFLKHRAAGFKYWDYEQLYPKYEAKGGWQAFRKVKDDPKKLSEFTKDLGGSLMWDEIWTQRALDSARAIKPSINIVEGVIGRDGSGFDTGQDQICNIIIAGLSTVEVDSVASWIMGHDPSILPYTRVAKELGMGECDINKIEMYWIDRGKIAPVKNVSEIRRYRLGVNLHTWAETGKRLFWD, from the coding sequence ATGGAACGACGTGAATTCATGAAAAAGGCCGCGCTGGGCGGAGCGGCGTTGGCCGGATGCGAACTCGTAAAACTGGCCATGCCGGTCGATGCGGGCGCTTATGCTTCCGGGGGCGGGATCGGCATCGAAGAGATTATGGACAGGATTGAGGCGGGAAAGGCCAAAAACCTGACCCCCCAGATTCGCCCGGAGATACTCGCCAAACCCCGCGCGGTTTTTCTTATCCAGACACGAGTGCGCGCCACCCCGAACTGGCGGGGATTCTTTAACGACGCCCGCCCGGAGCTGATGGAAATCGGGAAAAGGACGGTTTCCGATCTTTTTGTCAAAGGCGCCCAAAAGGGCGGCTCAACCATGGTCAAACCGAACTTCACCAACATGTACTTGCCCGACGGAACCCACAATCCTGCATGCGGGATGATAACCTCGCCGGATTTTGTGGCCGGTTTCATCCTTGGCATGCGCGAGCTCGGAAACACCAACATCGTCACCGGAGACCGCGGCTCCGGTGCCCTGAACCACCGTCAGGCGGGAATCTACACCATCATGGATCAGTACAATATCCCGGTCATCGAGCCAATGTACGAAAAGTTCGCCCACTATACCAAAAAAGAGCTTAACTGGCACAAGGTCCCCAATCCGGTTGTCTGGAAAAACATTCCCACCTACCGTCCCATCGGCGACCCGGACAATTTTTTCATCAACATGCCCAAGCTCAAGAATCACAACCTGGGACTCACCACCCTTTCCATCAAGAATCTCCAAGGCGCGGTGCCCACCGGATACGGCCACTACTGCAACCGGTGGTCGGACCTGGAAAATCTGATGAAGCGTTCGTACATGGGCAACTTCGCCCGTGATTTTGTCAAGAACTATTACGAGAATGTTGAAGCGGCATTCCTGAAACACCGCGCCGCCGGATTCAAATACTGGGATTACGAGCAGCTTTACCCGAAATATGAAGCCAAAGGCGGCTGGCAGGCGTTCAGGAAGGTAAAGGATGACCCGAAAAAGCTGTCAGAATTCACAAAAGACCTGGGGGGCAGCCTGATGTGGGACGAAATTTGGACCCAGCGCGCGCTCGATTCGGCGCGTGCGATCAAGCCCTCAATAAATATAGTCGAGGGAGTTATCGGCCGTGACGGCTCCGGGTTCGACACCGGTCAGGACCAGATCTGCAACATTATCATAGCCGGACTTTCCACAGTCGAGGTGGATTCTGTGGCCTCCTGGATTATGGGCCACGATCCGAGCATCCTGCCCTATACCCGTGTCGCCAAAGAGCTGGGCATGGGCGAGTGCGACATCAATAAAATCGAGATGTACTGGATCGACCGCGGCAAGATCGCTCCGGTTAAGAATGTTTCAGAAATCCGGCGGTACAGGCTGGGAGTGAACCTTCACACCTGGGCGGAAACCGGGAAACGGCTTTTCTGGGATTGA